A section of the Rhizomicrobium sp. genome encodes:
- a CDS encoding PadR family transcriptional regulator, with protein MTEESQYTRKFRKELMAGLSSLVLLAVLARAGREMYGYEIAKAVKAEGEGGLIFKQGAIYPVLRSLNATGLLHSRVEASAFGPPRRYYDITEDGRKALAEWQFAWRDMREFVDDALKAGTTPGATPDGHAGAAA; from the coding sequence GTGACCGAAGAATCCCAATACACGCGCAAATTCCGTAAAGAACTGATGGCCGGGCTTTCCTCGCTCGTCCTGCTGGCGGTGCTCGCCCGCGCAGGACGTGAAATGTACGGGTACGAAATCGCCAAAGCCGTGAAGGCCGAAGGCGAAGGCGGACTCATCTTCAAACAGGGTGCGATCTACCCCGTGCTCCGCTCGCTCAACGCCACCGGCCTGCTGCACAGCCGGGTCGAGGCGTCCGCCTTCGGACCGCCGCGCCGCTACTACGACATCACCGAGGACGGCCGCAAAGCCCTCGCCGAATGGCAGTTCGCCTGGCGCGACATGCGCGAATTCGTCGACGACGCCCTCAAGGCCGGCACAACCCCTGGAGCGACCCCCGATGGTCATGCCGGCGCCGCCGCCTGA
- a CDS encoding alpha/beta hydrolase has protein sequence MPKPETEGQTKSLVAGKPWTWVAYVSQPTMTIYPPHGKNTGAAVVVLPGGGFEVLAIDLEGTEVCDWLTSAGITCVLLKYRVPSEPYDWHCDCRPDGLATSTRSLEDLQRTIGLVRLHARQWHIDPRRIGVLGFSAGGYLAAEISTKYRQRLYAPVDDADKQSARPDFAVLVYPGHLAPGKTDGNTLNPNVPVTSETPPTFLVQAEDDKTDGVNQSLVYYAALRKAGVPAEMHLYAEGGHAFGLRRTRFPITDWPRLVEAWLRTIGMTSR, from the coding sequence ATGCCGAAGCCGGAAACCGAAGGGCAGACCAAGAGCCTAGTCGCAGGCAAACCATGGACATGGGTCGCCTATGTCTCCCAGCCGACGATGACGATCTATCCGCCACACGGAAAGAACACCGGCGCGGCCGTCGTGGTGCTTCCCGGCGGCGGCTTCGAGGTGCTGGCGATCGATCTCGAAGGCACCGAGGTCTGCGACTGGCTGACATCCGCCGGCATCACCTGCGTCCTCTTGAAGTATCGCGTCCCGAGCGAGCCTTATGACTGGCACTGCGATTGCCGTCCCGACGGTCTCGCGACATCGACGCGGTCGTTGGAGGATCTGCAAAGAACCATCGGCCTGGTGCGCCTTCACGCCAGGCAATGGCATATCGATCCGCGCAGGATCGGCGTGCTCGGGTTCTCGGCCGGCGGATATCTCGCGGCGGAGATCAGCACGAAATACCGGCAACGCCTGTACGCGCCGGTGGACGATGCCGACAAACAAAGCGCCCGCCCGGATTTTGCCGTGCTGGTCTATCCGGGGCATCTCGCGCCGGGCAAGACGGACGGCAATACGCTGAACCCGAATGTTCCCGTCACCTCCGAAACGCCACCCACATTCCTGGTGCAGGCGGAGGACGACAAAACGGACGGCGTGAATCAATCGCTGGTCTACTACGCGGCGCTCAGGAAAGCCGGCGTGCCGGCGGAGATGCATCTGTACGCGGAAGGCGGGCATGCGTTCGGCCTGCGGCGGACTCGGTTTCCCATCACGGACTGGCCGCGACTGGTCGAGGCGTGGCTGCGCACGATCGGGATGACATCGCGGTAG
- a CDS encoding arylamine N-acetyltransferase, with amino-acid sequence MNIDAYLARIGLDHRPPPTLKGLTEVHRAHMLAIPYENLDVQLGRPVTIARPAIYEKIVNRRRGGWCYEMNGILGWAMGELGFRVTRATGAVMREAAGETAVANHLVLKVELDEGLYLADVGFGDGPLDPIRLAPGTFSSNGYVYGLSRADGDWWRLRSHPNGAAPSFDFDLDPADETRFAAKCEELQTAPDSHFVQNLFCFRHHPDGTVLLLRGRVLRTVTPAGYADRVLDSAEDLVATLRDGFSLDLPEAATLWPKIVARHEQVMGRPAP; translated from the coding sequence ATGAACATCGACGCCTATCTCGCCCGCATCGGCCTGGATCATCGCCCGCCGCCGACGCTGAAGGGGCTGACCGAGGTCCACCGCGCCCACATGCTGGCGATCCCGTACGAGAATCTCGACGTCCAGCTCGGCCGGCCCGTCACCATCGCGCGGCCGGCGATCTACGAGAAGATCGTGAACCGCCGCCGCGGCGGCTGGTGCTACGAGATGAACGGCATCCTCGGCTGGGCCATGGGCGAGCTCGGCTTCCGCGTCACGCGCGCCACCGGCGCGGTGATGCGCGAAGCCGCCGGCGAGACGGCCGTCGCCAACCACCTGGTGCTGAAGGTCGAGCTGGACGAGGGCCTCTATCTCGCCGATGTCGGCTTCGGCGACGGCCCGCTCGATCCGATCCGCCTTGCGCCCGGCACGTTCTCCTCGAACGGCTACGTGTACGGATTATCGCGGGCCGACGGCGATTGGTGGCGGCTGCGCAGCCACCCCAACGGCGCCGCGCCGAGCTTCGACTTCGATCTGGATCCCGCCGACGAGACGCGCTTCGCCGCCAAATGCGAAGAGCTCCAGACCGCGCCGGACTCCCACTTCGTGCAGAACCTGTTCTGCTTCCGCCACCATCCGGACGGCACCGTGCTGCTCTTGCGCGGCCGCGTCCTGCGCACGGTCACGCCCGCGGGCTATGCCGACCGCGTCCTCGACAGCGCCGAGGATCTCGTCGCGACGCTACGCGACGGCTTCTCGCTCGACTTGCCGGAGGCGGCGACGCTGTGGCCGAAGATCGTCGCGCGGCACGAACAGGTCATGGGCCGGCCCGCGCCATGA
- the phaZ gene encoding polyhydroxyalkanoate depolymerase has protein sequence MLYDAYQAQSDLLAPLRAWAGLTSAIYRDTCAGPSANYILKSISAAAEVLNRAHLIHERPSYEIETVEVEGRDVPVAEVGALETPFATLLHFKKETNIEQPRVLIVAPMAGHFPTLLRHTVKTMLADHDVYITDWKNARDVPLTAGRFGVDDYIDHTIRFFEHMGPGAHVVAVCQPCAALLATVAVMAQADHPCQPRSMTLMAGPVDTRVSPTTVNQLATEHPIEWFEQNLITTVPRRYPGAHRRVYPGFMQVSAFLSMNLARHIRAHVDLFDHIRKGEDEKAEANRKFYDEYFSVSDLPAEFYLETVQKVFQEFHLPLGKFEYRGTRVEPAAIRKTALLTVEGERDDICSVGQTLAAHDLTPSIKPFRKKHYVQAGVGHYGVFSGTRWQTQIYPIVRNVILANN, from the coding sequence ATGTTGTACGACGCCTACCAAGCCCAGTCGGACTTGCTCGCACCCCTGCGCGCCTGGGCCGGCTTGACGAGCGCGATCTACCGCGACACCTGCGCGGGACCGAGCGCGAACTACATCCTCAAGAGCATTTCGGCCGCGGCGGAGGTCCTGAACCGGGCCCATCTCATCCATGAGCGGCCGAGCTACGAGATCGAGACCGTGGAGGTCGAGGGCCGCGATGTGCCGGTCGCGGAAGTGGGGGCGCTGGAGACGCCTTTCGCGACCCTGCTCCATTTCAAGAAGGAGACGAATATCGAGCAGCCGCGCGTCCTGATCGTGGCGCCGATGGCGGGACACTTCCCTACCCTGCTCCGTCACACGGTCAAGACGATGCTGGCCGACCACGACGTCTACATCACCGACTGGAAGAACGCCCGCGACGTACCCCTGACCGCCGGCCGCTTCGGCGTGGACGACTATATCGACCACACGATCCGCTTCTTCGAGCACATGGGTCCGGGCGCGCATGTCGTGGCGGTGTGCCAGCCCTGCGCCGCGCTGCTCGCCACCGTCGCGGTGATGGCGCAGGCCGACCATCCCTGCCAGCCGCGCAGCATGACGCTGATGGCCGGGCCGGTGGACACGCGCGTCAGCCCGACGACGGTCAACCAACTCGCGACCGAGCATCCGATCGAATGGTTCGAGCAGAACCTGATCACCACCGTGCCGCGCCGCTATCCGGGCGCGCATCGCCGGGTCTATCCGGGCTTCATGCAGGTGTCGGCTTTCCTGTCGATGAACCTGGCGCGCCATATCCGGGCGCATGTCGATCTGTTCGATCACATCCGCAAGGGCGAGGACGAGAAGGCCGAGGCCAACCGCAAATTCTACGACGAGTATTTCTCGGTCTCCGACCTGCCGGCGGAGTTCTATCTCGAGACCGTGCAGAAGGTGTTCCAAGAGTTTCACCTGCCCCTGGGCAAGTTCGAGTATCGCGGTACGCGCGTCGAGCCCGCCGCGATCCGCAAGACGGCGCTGCTCACCGTGGAGGGCGAGCGCGACGACATCTGCTCCGTCGGCCAGACGCTCGCGGCGCACGATCTCACGCCGTCGATCAAGCCGTTCCGCAAGAAGCACTATGTGCAGGCCGGGGTCGGCCATTATGGCGTGTTCTCCGGCACGCGCTGGCAGACGCAAATCTACCCGATCGTGCGCAACGTGATCCTGGCCAACAACTAA
- a CDS encoding glutathione S-transferase family protein, protein MGKALLTISSKNYSSWSLRGWLLCRMAGLEFDEKVLSTDDPDTRAELLLLSPSFLVPCLTDDGIKVWDTLAIAEYLQETRPKSGLLPKDLEARTHCRAISGEMHSGFANLRSALPMNLKARYPDFKVWAGAQADIDRVVAIWRECLKRYDGPYLFGEKPTLADAMYAPVCTRFHTYHVKLDRLCADYCETILNLPEMLEWIEAAKAEPDAVEELEAEF, encoded by the coding sequence ATGGGTAAAGCGCTCCTGACGATTTCGAGCAAGAACTACTCGTCCTGGTCGCTGCGCGGCTGGCTGCTGTGCCGCATGGCGGGGCTGGAATTCGACGAGAAAGTGCTCTCGACCGACGATCCCGACACCCGCGCCGAGCTTCTGCTGCTGTCGCCGTCCTTCCTCGTGCCCTGTCTCACCGACGACGGTATCAAGGTGTGGGATACGCTGGCCATTGCGGAATATCTCCAGGAGACGCGTCCCAAGAGCGGCCTGCTGCCCAAGGACCTGGAAGCGCGCACCCATTGCCGGGCGATCTCCGGCGAGATGCATTCCGGCTTCGCCAATCTGCGCTCGGCGCTGCCGATGAATCTCAAGGCGCGCTATCCCGACTTCAAGGTGTGGGCCGGCGCGCAGGCCGACATCGATCGCGTCGTGGCGATCTGGCGCGAATGCCTGAAGCGTTATGACGGCCCCTATCTCTTCGGCGAGAAGCCGACGCTCGCGGACGCGATGTATGCGCCGGTGTGCACGCGCTTCCACACCTATCACGTGAAACTCGACCGGCTCTGCGCAGACTATTGCGAGACGATCCTCAACCTTCCTGAGATGCTCGAATGGATCGAGGCCGCCAAGGCCGAGCCGGACGCGGTGGAAGAACTCGAAGCCGAGTTCTGA
- the bfr gene encoding bacterioferritin, with protein MPGNDRKNDGRRRGAAPAAGGGVAPGPEPHAGIPGDPETLRWLNTVLKNELTAINQYFLHSRMYGDWGLSLLAKHEYEESVDEMKHADALIKRILFLGGLPNLQDLGKLMIGENVKEVLTCDLSLETLSYPDLKNAIRHCEAVGDFGSRELFVHILESEEEHIDYLQTQMRLIEQMGIQNYVQLQTKANETGT; from the coding sequence ATGCCAGGAAACGATCGAAAAAATGATGGACGGCGCCGCGGTGCGGCCCCGGCTGCTGGCGGCGGAGTAGCGCCGGGTCCCGAGCCCCATGCCGGCATCCCGGGCGATCCTGAGACGCTGCGCTGGCTCAACACGGTCCTGAAGAACGAACTGACGGCGATCAACCAGTACTTCCTGCATTCGCGGATGTACGGCGATTGGGGACTCTCCCTTCTCGCCAAGCACGAATACGAGGAATCCGTCGACGAGATGAAGCACGCCGATGCGCTGATCAAGCGCATCCTGTTCCTCGGCGGCCTGCCGAACCTCCAGGATCTCGGCAAGCTGATGATCGGCGAGAACGTCAAGGAGGTCCTGACCTGCGACCTGTCGCTGGAGACCCTCTCCTATCCCGATCTCAAGAACGCGATCCGACACTGCGAGGCGGTCGGCGATTTCGGCAGCCGCGAACTGTTCGTGCACATCCTCGAAAGCGAAGAGGAGCATATCGATTATCTGCAGACCCAGATGCGCCTGATCGAGCAGATGGGTATCCAGAACTACGTCCAGCTCCAGACCAAGGCCAACGAGACCGGGACGTAA